A single Nycticebus coucang isolate mNycCou1 chromosome 16, mNycCou1.pri, whole genome shotgun sequence DNA region contains:
- the PCNP gene encoding PEST proteolytic signal-containing nuclear protein isoform X1, with translation MVAGRGRDVLGVAAGEAAAGKMADGKAGEEKPEKSQRAGAAGGPEEEAEKPVKTKTVSSSNGGESTSRSAEKRSAEEEAADLPTKPTKISKFGFAIGSQMTKKASAISIKLGSSKPKETVPTLAPKTLSVAAAFNEDEDSEPEEMPPEAKMRMKNIGRDTPTSAGPNSFNKGKHGFSDNQKLWERNIKSHLGNVHDQDN, from the exons ATGGTTGCTGGGCGGGGCCGTGACGTCCTTGGCGTGGCTGCAGGGGAGGCCGCGGCGGGGAAAATGGCGGACGGGAAGGCGGGAGAGGAGAAGCCCGAAAAGTCGCAGCGAGCTGGAGCCGCCGGAG GACCTGAAGAAGAAGCAGAAAAACCTGTGAAAACTAAGACTGTTTCTTCCAGTAATGGAGGGGAAAGTACCAGTCGCAGCGCTGAGAAGAGATCAGCTGAAGAAGAAGCTGCAGACCTCCCAACAAAGCCTACAAAGATCTCCAAGTTTGGATTTGCCATAGGTAGTCAGATGACAAAGAAAGCATCAGCTATATCCATCAAACTTGGATCAAGT AAGCCTAAAGAAACTGTTCCAACTCTTGCTCCAAAAACACTGTCAGTAGCAGCGGCTtttaatgaagatgaagat agtgaACCAGAAGAAATGCCTCCAGAAGCAAAGATGAGAATGAAGAATATTGGAAG GGATACACCAACATCAGCTGGACCAAACTCATTCAATAAAGGAAAGCATGGGTTTTCTGATAACCAGAAGCTATGGGAACGAAATATAAAATCTCATCTTGGAAATGTCCATGACCAAGACAATTAA
- the PCNP gene encoding PEST proteolytic signal-containing nuclear protein isoform X2 — MLFEVAAPINLLSKNSSSCNGGESTSRSAEKRSAEEEAADLPTKPTKISKFGFAIGSQMTKKASAISIKLGSSKPKETVPTLAPKTLSVAAAFNEDEDSEPEEMPPEAKMRMKNIGRDTPTSAGPNSFNKGKHGFSDNQKLWERNIKSHLGNVHDQDN, encoded by the exons ATGCTTTTTGAGGTTGCTGCTCCCATCAATCTGCTCAGTAAAAATAGCTCATCTTG TAATGGAGGGGAAAGTACCAGTCGCAGCGCTGAGAAGAGATCAGCTGAAGAAGAAGCTGCAGACCTCCCAACAAAGCCTACAAAGATCTCCAAGTTTGGATTTGCCATAGGTAGTCAGATGACAAAGAAAGCATCAGCTATATCCATCAAACTTGGATCAAGT AAGCCTAAAGAAACTGTTCCAACTCTTGCTCCAAAAACACTGTCAGTAGCAGCGGCTtttaatgaagatgaagat agtgaACCAGAAGAAATGCCTCCAGAAGCAAAGATGAGAATGAAGAATATTGGAAG GGATACACCAACATCAGCTGGACCAAACTCATTCAATAAAGGAAAGCATGGGTTTTCTGATAACCAGAAGCTATGGGAACGAAATATAAAATCTCATCTTGGAAATGTCCATGACCAAGACAATTAA